The stretch of DNA GCGTTGTCGTGCAAATTTATGTTCAACGATTGGCTTAATAGGTTCGTGTAGTTGCTTGCTATTGATGCCTTGACGCTGTTGTAAATAGATACGGATAAACTCCCCATTTGGATCAAATTTCTTGCTTTGTAAGGTTGGATTAAAAATACGAAAATAGGGCTGTGCGTCACAGCCTGTACTGGCTGCCCATTGCCAGCCACCATTGTTAGAAGCAAAGTCACCATCAATTAAGTGTTGTTTAAAATATTTTTCTCCCCAACGCCAGTCGATTAAAAGGTGCTTGGTAAGAAAGCTGGCACAAACCATACGCAGGCGATTATGCATCCATCCGGTTTCATTGAGTTGACGCATTGCCGCATCTACTAATGGGTAGCCGGTTTTACCTGCACACCAAGCCACAAAATCTTCATCATTATTATTCCAAATTATATTTTTAGCTTTGGGGTTGTAGTTAGCACCTTTACCAATGTGTGGATTAAGTACCATGATATGACGATAAAACTCTCGCCAAAGAATTTCATTAAGCCAAACAACGGGGCCTGTTGCATTACCATCAAGTAAAGTAGGAAAAGCTTGCAATAGATAATAGACACACTGTTTTGCGCTGATAATACCTAGGGCTAAACAGGGTCCTAGTTTTGAAGTCGCTGACAAAGCAGGAAAGTCTCGCTGCTCATGATAATCTTCAACGTGCAAATTGATAAATTTTTGCAATGACTGATAAGCCTCTTCTTCGCTGGCTGGCCAAGCACTACTGTTTATTTTATCAAGTGGCAATAAAATGTCAGGGTTTTCAATGGGTGCACCTTGTATAACCGGTGCAGGATAAGGATGCAGGTTTACTTCTTGCCTAAGCATTTTTAAGCAACAGTTTTTAAAAGGAGTGAAAACTTTGTACATATCCCCTTGTTTTGTTACTACTTCACCAGGGTTTATCAAACAGTCTGCTTGATAGAGGTTAAAACCTATTTGTGCTTCACTTAATACTTGTTGGCTTTGAATATCACGAGTGATCTCATCAACTTCTACTTCACTGTTTGCATATACATTACCAATGTTATTTTGCTTACAATATGCGACTAGTCGTGCCGGAATATCAACAAAGCTATTTACTTCAATAACCTGCAAGGCAATACCTAATTTTCCGAGTTGCACACTTAAATGATTTAGCGCACGTTGCATTAAATCAATCTGAATAGGTGCGACATCGTGTTGTTGCCATTGTTCGGGAGTAATAAAGTAAATGGCGGTTGTTGGGCCATTCAGGCAGGATTGATAAAGTGCGGGATTATCGTTGATACGTAAATCTTTACGAAACCATACAAGTTCCATCTGTTTTCCTTTATGTGAAGTGAGAGCATGTCAAAGTGATTAAGTATATGCCCTTACTTTTGCACAGGAAAATAGCTTAATGAAGATAATAAACTGACTAAACATCTGCTTTTAATCAGTTTATTTTCAATAGGTTAAGCTATTGTAACCAGAAAATTGAACATATATTTATTCAAATTTGCTATTAGTGGCTATAACGCAACCTTAATTCATCGGGATGAGGGTGCAGGTATATCTGTTGTTGTAGATAAGGGTCTGGATAAAGCTTTAGGTAATGATTAATTAGCGTGACAGGGGCCATGAGTGGAATTAACCCTTCACGGTATTGACTAATAATATCGGCTAGGTCGGTACGCTGAGCACTGTCTAAGTTACGCTTAAAATACCCTTGCAAGTGGGACAGTGTATTACTGTGACTCTTACGATTAGGGAGTGTGCTAAGTATTTTCATAAACAAAGCAATATAGTTTGGTGCAATCTCTTCAGCGGTTTCACCTGTGCCACCGAGCATTGGACCTATTTTATAATAAAGTGCTGCGTTGTGTGCCATTAATAGGTATTTGTGTTTTGCGTGGAATGCCATCAATTTTGCCATAGTAACGCCAGAGTCCATCAAACCTTGCCATTGATGGTAAGCCAGTACCCGGGTAATGAAATTTTCACGCAGTAGGGGATCGTTTAGTCGACCATCTTCTTCAACAGGAAGTAGTGGATGGTCTTTCATTACTTTAGCTGCAAATACACCAACGCCATCACGTTGACCGTTGTTAGTGCCTGCTTGATATAAAGTAACGCGCTCCATGCCACAGCTTGGTGACTTAGCACAAAAAATATAACCACTTAGGTGATCAAGCGTAGCACTCGTTTTAGCTGAAAATTCATTGAGT from Psychromonas sp. psych-6C06 encodes:
- the phrB gene encoding deoxyribodipyrimidine photo-lyase gives rise to the protein MELVWFRKDLRINDNPALYQSCLNGPTTAIYFITPEQWQQHDVAPIQIDLMQRALNHLSVQLGKLGIALQVIEVNSFVDIPARLVAYCKQNNIGNVYANSEVEVDEITRDIQSQQVLSEAQIGFNLYQADCLINPGEVVTKQGDMYKVFTPFKNCCLKMLRQEVNLHPYPAPVIQGAPIENPDILLPLDKINSSAWPASEEEAYQSLQKFINLHVEDYHEQRDFPALSATSKLGPCLALGIISAKQCVYYLLQAFPTLLDGNATGPVVWLNEILWREFYRHIMVLNPHIGKGANYNPKAKNIIWNNNDEDFVAWCAGKTGYPLVDAAMRQLNETGWMHNRLRMVCASFLTKHLLIDWRWGEKYFKQHLIDGDFASNNGGWQWAASTGCDAQPYFRIFNPTLQSKKFDPNGEFIRIYLQQRQGINSKQLHEPIKPIVEHKFARQRALLSFSVLKAQEHQGG
- a CDS encoding DUF523 and DUF1722 domain-containing protein; this translates as MTDQQQNTVSKAPIKVGISSCLVGQQVRFDGGHKQSKYCQKVLANHFDFEPICPEMAIGLGTPRRAIRLVKDEDIIRVVASDGSFDVTDKLNEFSAKTSATLDHLSGYIFCAKSPSCGMERVTLYQAGTNNGQRDGVGVFAAKVMKDHPLLPVEEDGRLNDPLLRENFITRVLAYHQWQGLMDSGVTMAKLMAFHAKHKYLLMAHNAALYYKIGPMLGGTGETAEEIAPNYIALFMKILSTLPNRKSHSNTLSHLQGYFKRNLDSAQRTDLADIISQYREGLIPLMAPVTLINHYLKLYPDPYLQQQIYLHPHPDELRLRYSH